One segment of Betaproteobacteria bacterium DNA contains the following:
- a CDS encoding nitrogenase iron-molybdenum cofactor biosynthesis protein NifN (functions with NifE to assemble FeMo cofactor; functions in assembly of nitrogenase MoFe), whose product MAKVVESKKACAVNPLKMSSPLGACYAYLGMDRCMPLMHGSQGCTSFGLVLLVRHFREAIPLQTTAMNEVTTILGGLENIEQALLNIKERAQPALVGIASTGLTETKGDDVHGHLKLIRQRHGEALAGTEVVYASTPDYVGA is encoded by the coding sequence GGCGAAGGTCGTCGAATCGAAGAAGGCGTGCGCGGTCAATCCGCTCAAGATGAGCTCCCCGCTCGGTGCCTGCTATGCCTATCTCGGCATGGACCGCTGCATGCCGCTCATGCACGGCTCGCAGGGCTGCACGTCGTTCGGCCTCGTGCTGCTGGTGCGGCACTTCCGCGAGGCGATTCCGCTGCAGACCACCGCCATGAACGAGGTGACGACCATCCTCGGCGGACTGGAGAACATCGAGCAGGCGCTGCTCAACATCAAGGAGCGCGCGCAGCCGGCACTGGTAGGCATCGCCTCGACCGGCCTCACGGAGACCAAGGGCGACGACGTCCACGGCCACCTCAAGCTCATCCGCCAGCGGCACGGCGAAGCCCTCGCCGGCACCGAGGTGGTCTACGCCTCGACGCCGGATTACGTCGGCGC